A stretch of the Egicoccus sp. AB-alg6-2 genome encodes the following:
- a CDS encoding glutaredoxin family protein, producing the protein MRLRRRARRPAVLVYTRATCGLCRRAEAIVAREARGADVTHVDVDGDDVLVSRYGVRVPVVVVDGREVAELEVPPGSVRAAVRQARRSA; encoded by the coding sequence ATGCGGCTGCGCCGTCGTGCCCGTCGGCCAGCCGTGCTCGTCTACACGCGTGCGACCTGCGGGCTGTGCCGGCGCGCCGAGGCGATCGTCGCGCGCGAGGCACGGGGTGCCGACGTGACGCACGTCGACGTCGACGGCGACGACGTGCTGGTGTCGCGCTACGGCGTGCGGGTGCCGGTGGTCGTGGTCGACGGCCGCGAGGTCGCCGAACTCGAGGTGCCGCCCGGCAGCGTCCGGGCCGCGGTCCGACAGGCGCGACGCAGCGCCTGA
- the hemC gene encoding hydroxymethylbilane synthase, producing the protein MSSAEDGPWRIATRRSALAQVQARHVGTALEAATGRAFELVPMSTTGDDHPDRALESFDAKGLFVDATRRAVLEGDCHLVVHSYKDLPTEHAAGLTIAAVPERVDPRDALVTRAGHRLADLPRDRQVTIGTSSPRRRAQLQKARRDVLVQPIRGNLETRLGKVVAGEVDGIVLAVAGLLRLQPQGFDLTVVPLEHGEMLHAPAQGALAIECRSDDAATRKALRRIDHADTRTEVTAERELLLQLQGGCTAPIGAHATLLPAPGGTGGAQAENGHRRLELLGMLSDPTGTRLFRASHETAADEPQLLGRVMAATLLEAGGQDVLERLRQPSA; encoded by the coding sequence GTGAGCTCCGCCGAGGACGGTCCCTGGCGGATCGCGACCCGTCGCTCCGCGCTGGCCCAGGTGCAGGCGCGCCACGTCGGCACGGCGCTCGAGGCCGCGACGGGCCGGGCGTTCGAACTGGTCCCGATGTCGACCACGGGTGACGACCACCCCGACCGGGCGCTCGAGTCGTTCGACGCCAAGGGCCTGTTCGTGGACGCGACGCGCCGGGCGGTGCTCGAGGGCGACTGCCACCTGGTCGTCCACTCCTACAAGGACCTGCCGACCGAGCACGCCGCCGGCCTGACCATCGCCGCCGTGCCCGAGCGGGTCGACCCCCGCGACGCCCTGGTCACCCGCGCCGGGCACCGGCTCGCCGACCTGCCCCGGGACCGCCAGGTCACGATCGGCACCTCGTCGCCGCGACGACGGGCGCAGTTGCAGAAAGCACGCCGCGACGTGCTGGTCCAGCCGATCCGCGGCAACCTCGAGACCCGGCTCGGCAAGGTCGTGGCCGGCGAGGTCGACGGCATCGTCCTCGCGGTCGCCGGCCTGCTGCGCCTGCAACCGCAGGGGTTCGATCTCACGGTCGTCCCGCTCGAGCACGGCGAGATGCTGCACGCGCCGGCACAGGGCGCACTGGCCATCGAGTGCCGCAGCGACGACGCCGCGACACGCAAGGCGCTGCGGCGCATCGACCACGCCGACACCCGCACCGAGGTCACGGCCGAGCGCGAGTTGCTGCTCCAGCTCCAGGGTGGTTGCACCGCGCCGATCGGTGCGCACGCGACCCTGCTTCCCGCCCCTGGCGGAACGGGTGGTGCTCAGGCGGAGAACGGTCACCGGCGCCTCGAACTGCTGGGCATGTTGTCCGATCCGACGGGCACGCGGCTGTTCCGGGCCTCCCACGAGACCGCCGCCGACGAGCCGCAGTTGTTGGGCCGGGTCATGGCCGCGACGCTGCTGGAGGCGGGTGGTCAGGACGTGCTCGAGCGGCTGCGGCAGCCTTCGGCGTGA
- a CDS encoding uroporphyrinogen-III synthase, with product MDAATVRPLAGRRVLVARSRAQASALADRVRDLGGDPVEAPVLRIEDGDVGSLRAALHDLADGAFAAVCLTSPNGVDAVASAIEQDGLDARVFAAVPLVACVGPGTAGRLWERLRVRADLVPDRATTEALGEALPHGSGRVLLPRADIASPILHQLVVDKGYEPLEVVAYRTVAPDTLPDAVLDDLEAGRIDLLAFASSSTVRNFVTLVGQRPWRGAVVSIGPVTTRTCRELDIPVAVEADPHDLDGLVAALVTAAGSDGS from the coding sequence GTGGACGCCGCGACCGTGCGACCGTTGGCCGGCCGTCGGGTGCTCGTCGCCCGCTCGCGTGCCCAGGCGTCGGCCCTCGCCGACCGCGTCCGCGATCTGGGCGGTGACCCGGTCGAGGCTCCCGTGCTGCGCATCGAGGACGGTGACGTCGGTTCGCTCCGCGCTGCGCTGCACGATCTCGCGGACGGGGCCTTCGCGGCCGTGTGCCTCACCTCCCCGAACGGGGTCGACGCGGTGGCGTCGGCGATCGAGCAGGACGGGCTCGACGCCCGCGTGTTCGCCGCCGTGCCGCTCGTCGCCTGCGTCGGTCCCGGCACGGCGGGCCGGCTGTGGGAGCGGCTGCGCGTACGCGCCGACCTCGTGCCGGACCGCGCCACCACCGAGGCGCTCGGTGAAGCGCTGCCGCACGGCAGCGGGCGCGTGTTGCTTCCGCGCGCCGACATCGCCAGTCCGATCCTGCACCAGCTGGTGGTCGACAAGGGCTACGAGCCGCTCGAGGTGGTCGCCTACCGGACCGTCGCGCCCGACACGCTGCCGGACGCGGTGCTCGACGACCTCGAGGCCGGACGGATCGACCTGCTCGCCTTCGCGTCCTCCTCGACGGTGCGCAACTTCGTGACGCTGGTCGGGCAGCGGCCCTGGCGGGGCGCGGTCGTCTCGATCGGCCCCGTGACCACGCGCACCTGCCGTGAGCTCGACATCCCGGTGGCCGTCGAGGCCGATCCACACGACCTCGACGGTCTCGTCGCCGCCCTGGTCACCGCCGCCGGGTCCGACGGCAGCTGA
- the hemB gene encoding porphobilinogen synthase: MPFPETRLRRLRRTAALRRAFAETRIDPAGLVLPVFVKDGIEGAHPIGSMPGVAQHDVASAVDLARRAADVGVGGVILFGIPEVKDQLGSSGWDPEGPVPRAARAMRDALGDELVLWADVCQCEYTDHGHCGPLDARGQVVNDAAVEAYVRDALTYADAGVDVVAPSGMMDGQVGAIRQALDGKGFEDVVLVAYAAKYASAFYGPFREAAESTMQDGDRAGHQMDPANRREALRELASDVEEGADVLMVKPALAYLDVIADARSTFDLPVAAYQVSGEYAMVQAAAERGWLDGPRAMRETVTSIRRAGADLVLTYAAIELAAGA; this comes from the coding sequence GTGCCCTTCCCCGAGACCCGCCTGCGCCGCCTCCGACGGACCGCCGCCCTCCGCCGTGCCTTCGCCGAGACCCGGATCGACCCGGCGGGGCTGGTCCTGCCGGTCTTCGTCAAGGACGGCATCGAGGGGGCGCACCCGATCGGCTCGATGCCCGGCGTGGCGCAGCACGACGTCGCCTCGGCCGTCGACCTCGCCCGGCGCGCCGCCGACGTGGGCGTCGGCGGCGTGATCCTGTTCGGCATCCCCGAGGTCAAGGACCAACTCGGCTCGTCGGGCTGGGACCCCGAAGGCCCGGTGCCGCGTGCCGCCCGCGCCATGCGCGACGCCCTCGGCGACGAACTGGTGCTGTGGGCCGACGTGTGCCAGTGCGAGTACACCGACCACGGCCACTGCGGTCCCCTCGACGCTCGCGGGCAGGTCGTCAACGACGCCGCCGTCGAGGCCTACGTCCGCGACGCGCTGACCTACGCCGACGCGGGCGTCGACGTGGTCGCGCCGTCGGGGATGATGGACGGCCAGGTCGGCGCCATCCGGCAGGCGCTCGACGGCAAGGGCTTCGAGGACGTGGTGCTGGTCGCCTACGCGGCCAAGTACGCGTCGGCGTTCTACGGCCCGTTCCGTGAGGCCGCCGAGTCGACGATGCAGGACGGCGACCGTGCCGGCCACCAGATGGACCCGGCCAACCGCCGCGAGGCGCTGCGCGAACTGGCGTCGGACGTCGAGGAAGGTGCCGACGTGCTGATGGTCAAGCCCGCGCTGGCCTACCTCGACGTCATCGCCGATGCGCGGTCGACCTTCGACCTGCCCGTCGCCGCCTACCAGGTGTCCGGCGAGTACGCGATGGTGCAGGCCGCGGCCGAACGGGGCTGGCTGGACGGCCCGCGCGCGATGCGCGAGACGGTGACCTCCATCCGGCGTGCGGGCGCCGACCTCGTGCTCACCTACGCCGCCATCGAACTGGCCGCCGGCGCGTGA
- a CDS encoding AMP-binding protein — translation MNGTPPVDVAARLRRAAAERPDHPALVWDGGRLTYGELHARVDAGTAALQRLGVGPGDRVALICGTNVTFVEVAAATLRAGAAVVPLLPGLAPDELRHALADSGASVAVVGPERLAAVVELADHLDGLRIVSAASAGDLPTGALPDDDLPTWSALRDVAGEPRPVDRAPDDLGALVYTSGTTGRPRGAMLSRGNLAANQDQSLAGRFEVTADDVVLLVLPLAHIYAFNVGLGAALTAGATMVLVERFDPAATLRAMSEHGVTVLLGAPSIYVAWIRGGHLDDASLPTLRLAVSGAAPLPPAALEAFAAATGVTIEEGYGLTEASPSVTSNAMGLRPRAGSVGLPLPQVELRLVDDDGRDVEDGDPGEVWVRGPNVFQGYHGDAEATARALTADGWLRTGDVATRDADGYLFLVDRKRDLIIVNGFNVYPREVERVLLEDPEVLDAAVVGADHPLTGETVVAHVVARDDTIDVERLGDVCRARLARYKCPTRIEVVDQLPLTASGKVRRRELREPS, via the coding sequence GTGAACGGCACACCACCGGTCGACGTGGCCGCCCGTCTGCGTCGGGCCGCCGCCGAGCGTCCCGACCACCCCGCGCTGGTGTGGGACGGCGGCCGTCTCACGTACGGCGAACTGCACGCCCGCGTCGATGCCGGCACGGCGGCCCTGCAGCGCCTGGGGGTCGGCCCGGGGGACCGCGTGGCGCTGATCTGCGGCACCAACGTCACCTTCGTCGAGGTGGCCGCCGCGACCCTTCGCGCCGGCGCAGCCGTGGTCCCACTGCTGCCCGGCCTGGCGCCGGACGAGCTGCGTCACGCGCTGGCCGACAGCGGCGCCTCGGTCGCCGTCGTGGGTCCCGAACGCCTTGCCGCCGTGGTCGAGCTCGCCGACCACCTCGACGGCCTCCGCATCGTGTCGGCGGCATCCGCGGGTGACCTGCCGACCGGCGCCCTGCCGGACGACGACCTGCCGACATGGTCCGCGCTTCGGGACGTCGCCGGTGAACCGCGCCCGGTCGACCGTGCCCCCGACGATCTCGGTGCGCTGGTCTACACCTCGGGCACGACGGGACGGCCGCGCGGCGCGATGCTCTCGCGCGGCAACCTCGCGGCCAACCAGGACCAGTCGCTGGCGGGCCGGTTCGAGGTCACCGCCGACGACGTGGTCCTGCTGGTGCTGCCGCTGGCCCACATCTACGCGTTCAACGTGGGACTCGGTGCCGCGTTGACGGCGGGAGCGACGATGGTGCTCGTCGAGCGCTTCGACCCGGCGGCGACGCTGCGGGCGATGAGCGAGCACGGGGTCACCGTGCTGCTCGGGGCACCCTCGATCTACGTCGCCTGGATCCGGGGCGGCCACCTCGACGACGCGTCGCTGCCGACGCTGCGGTTGGCGGTGTCCGGAGCGGCACCGCTGCCACCCGCGGCCCTCGAGGCGTTCGCGGCCGCGACCGGGGTGACCATCGAGGAGGGCTACGGGTTGACCGAGGCGTCCCCGTCCGTCACCAGCAACGCCATGGGGCTCCGGCCGCGCGCCGGCTCCGTCGGACTGCCGTTGCCGCAGGTGGAGCTGCGCCTGGTCGACGACGACGGACGCGACGTGGAGGACGGTGACCCGGGCGAGGTCTGGGTCCGCGGCCCCAACGTGTTCCAGGGCTACCACGGAGATGCCGAGGCGACCGCACGTGCGCTGACCGCGGACGGGTGGCTGCGGACCGGCGACGTCGCGACCCGGGACGCCGACGGCTACCTCTTCCTCGTCGACCGCAAGCGCGACCTGATCATCGTCAACGGCTTCAACGTCTATCCGCGCGAGGTCGAGCGCGTCCTCCTCGAGGATCCCGAGGTCCTCGATGCCGCGGTCGTCGGCGCGGACCACCCACTCACGGGGGAGACGGTCGTCGCCCACGTCGTGGCCCGCGACGACACGATCGACGTCGAACGGCTCGGCGATGTCTGCCGCGCCCGCCTCGCCCGTTACAAGTGCCCGACCCGCATCGAGGTGGTGGACCAGCTCCCCCTCACGGCCAGCGGCAAGGTCCGCCGCCGTGAACTGCGCGAGCCGTCCTGA
- a CDS encoding glutamyl-tRNA reductase, translated as MSLLVVGCNHRSADLSLLERLAVPAEQLPKALKALTGLEHVQEAVVLSTCNRVEIYASVSRFHPGLQELRGWLAERGDIHPQDLDELQYSYHDDRAAAHLFAVTAGLDSMVLGERQVAMQVKQAMETARQEGSARRVLQRLFRQAVRVGRRVRHETAISSGASSMVDVGLDVAAARLGTALTGSHVLLVGAGKMGGLTARRLVDEAAGRIDVWNRSEDKAERLAARTGGRIIAAGALQQAVGDADLVVCTTGAPEPVLDLDLVLAAVQQRRADGHGTRPLVLLDLAMPRNVDPRCHDVPGVEVVDIADVRAVAMGAGVEYGADRGVNGDVVAAARSIVDVEAERFLAWTRASEVEPTIRDLRRTAEQVRAAELERLSGRLSSLDDRQRETVEALTRGIVNTLLHTPTVRLKELADGTGAEGHADAVRDLFGLDDPDPDREA; from the coding sequence ATGTCCCTCCTCGTCGTCGGGTGCAACCACCGCAGCGCGGACCTGTCGCTGCTGGAACGGCTCGCCGTGCCCGCCGAGCAGCTGCCGAAGGCCCTGAAGGCGCTGACCGGCCTCGAGCACGTGCAGGAAGCCGTCGTGCTCTCCACGTGCAACCGGGTCGAGATCTATGCCTCGGTGAGCCGGTTCCACCCCGGTCTGCAGGAACTGCGGGGCTGGCTCGCGGAACGCGGCGACATCCACCCGCAGGACCTCGACGAGCTGCAGTACAGCTACCACGACGACCGGGCCGCGGCGCACCTGTTCGCCGTCACGGCCGGCCTCGACTCGATGGTGCTCGGTGAGCGCCAGGTCGCGATGCAGGTCAAGCAGGCGATGGAGACCGCGCGCCAGGAGGGCAGCGCCCGCCGGGTCCTGCAGCGGCTGTTCCGGCAGGCCGTCCGGGTGGGCCGCCGGGTCCGCCACGAGACCGCCATCTCCAGCGGCGCGTCCTCGATGGTCGACGTCGGCCTCGACGTCGCCGCCGCGCGGCTCGGGACCGCGCTCACCGGCAGCCACGTGCTGCTGGTCGGCGCGGGCAAGATGGGTGGGCTGACCGCGCGCCGCCTGGTCGACGAGGCCGCGGGCCGCATCGACGTGTGGAACCGGTCCGAGGACAAGGCGGAGCGGCTCGCCGCCCGCACCGGCGGGCGCATCATCGCCGCCGGCGCCCTGCAGCAGGCCGTGGGTGACGCCGACCTCGTGGTGTGCACGACCGGCGCTCCCGAACCCGTCCTCGACCTCGACCTGGTGCTCGCCGCGGTCCAACAGCGCCGCGCCGACGGGCACGGGACCCGGCCACTGGTCCTGCTCGACCTGGCCATGCCCCGCAACGTCGACCCGCGCTGTCACGACGTTCCCGGCGTCGAGGTGGTCGACATCGCCGACGTCCGCGCCGTCGCCATGGGCGCCGGGGTCGAGTACGGCGCAGACCGCGGCGTCAACGGCGACGTGGTCGCCGCCGCACGCTCCATCGTCGACGTCGAGGCGGAACGCTTCCTCGCATGGACGCGCGCGAGCGAGGTCGAGCCGACGATCCGCGACCTGCGGCGTACGGCCGAGCAGGTCCGTGCCGCCGAGCTCGAGCGTCTCTCCGGTCGCCTGTCGTCGCTCGACGACCGGCAGCGTGAAACCGTCGAGGCGCTCACACGCGGCATCGTCAACACGCTGCTGCACACGCCGACGGTCCGGTTGAAGGAGCTCGCGGACGGCACCGGCGCCGAGGGGCACGCCGACGCGGTGCGGGACCTGTTCGGCCTGGACGACCCGGACCCGGACCGCGAAGCGTGA
- a CDS encoding YihY/virulence factor BrkB family protein: protein MALKDKLESLPVIGTALQMQQRYRLDAADQFAGAIALFGFLSLVPLLVLAVAIAGFVFQDPAEQADIARALATAVPGLQAAFDATGQGMDGFVQTVVDNRGALAGFGAVTLLLTGLKVINAGMVATTMVFRGALPTGAKGKLLQVVAMPVLGIVALAAAGASSLVGVLDLPGWAATPIALVATFPLDLLLFLAAYRMFSPTSELGWRRLLPGAALGAFGWAALKIAGASYVANQAEDANALYGAFGGIIALLLLLYLAGRLYLYGAELNALLTERRRGMLVSPERHGVPLVDQGDVEEGPSDAEADGMAAAEQAPQLPSIQAGNRPLPQDVAAGRAPAARASRALGSAASGQRSRTAPPTRPRPSGGRTTALPADTARPGTERVTAFGVAAVSVAAAWRLWRAGRG, encoded by the coding sequence ATGGCGCTCAAGGACAAGCTCGAGTCGCTGCCCGTGATCGGGACCGCGCTGCAGATGCAGCAGCGCTACCGCCTCGACGCCGCCGACCAGTTCGCCGGCGCGATCGCGCTGTTCGGGTTCCTGTCCCTGGTGCCGCTGCTCGTCCTCGCCGTGGCGATCGCGGGGTTCGTGTTCCAGGATCCTGCGGAGCAGGCCGACATCGCCCGTGCGCTCGCCACCGCCGTTCCGGGCCTGCAGGCGGCGTTCGATGCCACCGGTCAGGGGATGGACGGGTTCGTGCAGACCGTCGTCGACAACCGCGGCGCCCTCGCCGGCTTCGGCGCCGTGACCCTGCTGTTGACCGGCCTGAAGGTGATCAACGCCGGCATGGTCGCGACCACGATGGTGTTCCGCGGTGCGCTGCCGACGGGCGCGAAGGGCAAGCTGCTGCAGGTGGTGGCCATGCCCGTGCTCGGGATCGTGGCGTTGGCCGCCGCGGGCGCGTCCAGCCTCGTCGGGGTGCTCGACCTCCCCGGTTGGGCCGCGACGCCGATCGCGCTGGTGGCGACCTTCCCGCTCGACCTGCTGCTGTTCCTGGCTGCCTACCGCATGTTCTCGCCGACCAGCGAGCTCGGCTGGCGACGGTTGCTGCCGGGTGCCGCGCTGGGGGCGTTCGGCTGGGCGGCGCTGAAGATCGCCGGTGCCTCGTACGTGGCGAACCAGGCCGAGGACGCCAACGCCCTCTACGGCGCGTTCGGCGGCATCATCGCCCTGCTGCTGTTGCTCTACCTCGCCGGTCGCCTCTATCTCTACGGCGCCGAACTCAACGCCCTGTTGACCGAGCGCCGACGCGGGATGCTGGTCTCGCCCGAGCGCCACGGGGTGCCGCTGGTCGACCAGGGCGACGTCGAGGAGGGCCCCTCGGACGCCGAGGCGGACGGGATGGCGGCCGCGGAACAGGCGCCGCAGCTGCCGAGCATCCAGGCCGGCAACCGGCCGCTGCCACAGGACGTCGCGGCGGGTCGTGCCCCGGCCGCGCGAGCGTCCCGGGCGCTCGGATCGGCGGCAAGCGGACAGCGGTCGCGGACGGCTCCTCCGACCCGACCGCGACCGTCGGGAGGGCGGACGACCGCTCTCCCGGCCGATACCGCACGCCCCGGGACCGAGCGTGTCACCGCGTTCGGCGTCGCCGCCGTCTCCGTCGCCGCCGCCTGGCGGTTGTGGCGGGCCGGCCGCGGCTGA
- a CDS encoding glycerophosphodiester phosphodiesterase family protein, whose protein sequence is MSGVVAPAWLSDTPLAHRGLHGDGIPENSCASFRAAAESGYGVELDVMLARDGTPVVVHDQVLRRVTGSDRRVADLDVESLQQLPLLTADGETSDEVVPTLAQALQALDGHPAMVEIKSHRLRAGRLEAAVAAVLDEHDGPHCIASFNPATVRWFRRRRPGTVRVLTATPDADPRLPAVVRRRLAELRDAPALSPHAISYDLVGLPNPATDAWRDAGGTLVTWTVRTEADLARAREVADNPIFERVRP, encoded by the coding sequence GTGAGCGGGGTGGTGGCGCCCGCCTGGCTCTCCGACACCCCGCTGGCGCACCGGGGCTTGCACGGCGACGGAATCCCCGAGAACTCCTGCGCGTCCTTCCGTGCCGCCGCCGAGTCGGGTTACGGGGTCGAGCTCGACGTGATGCTGGCTCGCGACGGCACGCCGGTCGTCGTCCACGACCAGGTCCTGCGCCGGGTCACCGGGAGTGACCGGCGGGTGGCCGACCTCGACGTGGAGAGCCTGCAGCAGCTGCCGCTGCTGACCGCGGACGGCGAGACCAGCGACGAGGTCGTCCCGACCCTGGCGCAGGCGTTGCAGGCGCTCGACGGGCACCCGGCGATGGTCGAGATCAAGTCGCACCGTCTGCGCGCCGGTCGATTGGAGGCGGCGGTCGCCGCGGTGCTCGACGAGCACGACGGGCCCCACTGCATCGCGAGCTTCAACCCGGCCACGGTGCGCTGGTTCCGTCGTCGACGACCCGGGACGGTGCGGGTGCTGACGGCAACCCCGGACGCCGATCCACGGCTGCCCGCCGTCGTCCGTCGACGCCTGGCGGAACTGCGGGACGCGCCGGCGCTGTCCCCGCACGCCATCTCCTACGACCTCGTCGGCCTGCCCAACCCCGCCACCGACGCCTGGCGCGATGCCGGCGGCACGCTGGTGACCTGGACCGTCCGCACGGAAGCCGACCTCGCCCGCGCCCGCGAGGTGGCCGACAACCCCATCTTCGAGCGCGTGCGTCCGTGA
- a CDS encoding redox-sensing transcriptional repressor Rex, whose translation MSQRRIPEATVARLPRYLQVLVEAADAGRQTLSSDDLAKASGLTSAKVRKDLSFLGTYGTRGVGYTVAQLATEISTVLGLTDDRPVVIVGIGNLGRALASYDGFSRRGFRVEALVDADPAKIGTPVGEHVVRPPSDLPTLVRDHGITIAVLTTPAERAQAVAEEVVAAGVTAILNFAPGHLEVPDQITVRTVDMSTELQILSFYEQLNEVSAAAS comes from the coding sequence GTGTCGCAGCGGCGGATCCCCGAGGCCACGGTCGCCCGACTGCCGCGCTACCTGCAGGTACTGGTCGAGGCGGCCGACGCGGGGCGACAGACCCTTTCCAGCGACGACCTCGCCAAGGCGTCCGGCCTCACCTCGGCGAAGGTCCGCAAGGACCTGTCGTTCCTCGGCACCTACGGCACGCGCGGGGTCGGCTACACCGTGGCGCAGCTGGCCACCGAGATCTCGACCGTGCTCGGGCTGACCGATGACCGCCCCGTCGTGATCGTGGGGATCGGCAACCTCGGTCGCGCCCTGGCCAGCTACGACGGCTTCTCGCGCCGCGGCTTCCGGGTCGAGGCGCTGGTGGACGCCGACCCGGCCAAGATCGGCACGCCGGTCGGGGAGCACGTCGTGCGGCCGCCCTCCGACCTCCCGACGCTCGTACGCGACCACGGCATCACCATCGCGGTGCTCACCACCCCCGCAGAACGCGCCCAGGCCGTCGCCGAGGAGGTGGTCGCCGCGGGTGTCACGGCCATCCTCAACTTCGCCCCGGGCCACCTCGAGGTTCCTGACCAGATCACCGTCCGCACGGTGGACATGTCCACGGAACTGCAGATCCTGTCGTTCTACGAGCAGCTCAACGAGGTCTCCGCCGCCGCCAGCTGA
- a CDS encoding sugar phosphate isomerase/epimerase family protein, translating to MRLLASTGPLFARPLDWALGVVAEAGYDGVELMVTQDPATQEPERVAAAAATEGIAVPVVHGPFLLLTRRVFGTDLVEKARRSLELASDLDADLMIVHPPFRWQREFHQWLLREGDAEAEEQGTRIGVENLYPVSVAGRPVRFHRYTEPDHLRSFRHVVLDTSHFGVADIDITAAYRRLREQAVHLHVSDNRGGGRDSHAPLGHGRLPLASFLSEVGEDAKLPDGPRASITLELDCRRYLDDRSALVGYLRQEREKCVALLDGAPAEEVLGRPDVVAIAPGAHEDDPDQPTVPPLNP from the coding sequence ATGCGCCTGCTCGCCTCCACCGGCCCCCTGTTCGCCCGTCCTCTGGACTGGGCGCTCGGGGTCGTCGCCGAGGCCGGCTACGACGGCGTCGAGCTCATGGTGACCCAGGACCCGGCGACCCAGGAGCCCGAGCGCGTCGCGGCGGCCGCCGCGACCGAGGGCATCGCCGTGCCGGTCGTCCACGGGCCGTTCCTGCTGTTGACGCGCCGCGTCTTCGGCACGGACCTGGTCGAGAAGGCACGGCGCTCGCTGGAACTGGCCAGCGACCTCGACGCGGACCTGATGATCGTCCACCCACCGTTCCGGTGGCAGCGGGAGTTCCACCAGTGGTTGCTCCGCGAGGGTGACGCCGAGGCGGAGGAGCAGGGCACACGGATCGGGGTCGAGAACCTCTACCCGGTGTCGGTCGCGGGGCGGCCGGTGCGGTTCCACCGCTACACCGAACCCGACCACCTGCGCTCCTTCCGGCACGTCGTGCTCGACACCAGCCATTTCGGCGTCGCCGACATCGACATCACCGCGGCCTACCGGCGTCTGCGCGAGCAGGCCGTGCACCTGCACGTGTCCGACAACCGGGGCGGCGGCCGTGACAGCCACGCCCCGCTCGGACACGGGCGGCTGCCGCTGGCCTCCTTCCTGTCGGAGGTCGGCGAGGACGCCAAGCTCCCCGACGGCCCGCGTGCGTCCATCACGCTCGAGCTCGACTGCCGCCGCTACCTCGACGATCGCAGCGCGCTGGTCGGGTACCTGCGCCAGGAGCGCGAGAAGTGCGTCGCGCTGCTCGACGGTGCCCCTGCCGAGGAGGTGCTCGGCCGTCCCGACGTGGTCGCGATCGCCCCTGGAGCCCACGAGGACGATCCGGACCAACCCACCGTCCCGCCGCTGAACCCCTGA
- a CDS encoding sigma-70 family RNA polymerase sigma factor, giving the protein MSAAPLAGEAVDPEVVALVERAQGGDAQAFADLYDRYVDQTFAYVYRRVGHRQLAEDLVGDVFLRAYRRLSSFEWQGVDLGAWIMTIARNRVHDHFKSARFRLERPTDDVRDDPGPSTPDDPERVAVARDLTRALGQALARLKDEHREVIELRFVHDLSVAETAAVMERSVGATKALQYRALRALATEVEGHPELTRLATTGLGGLLALLKMVPL; this is encoded by the coding sequence GTGAGCGCCGCTCCTCTCGCCGGTGAGGCGGTCGACCCCGAGGTCGTCGCGCTCGTCGAACGGGCCCAGGGCGGCGACGCCCAGGCGTTCGCCGACCTCTACGACCGCTACGTCGACCAGACCTTCGCCTACGTCTACCGGCGCGTGGGGCACCGTCAACTCGCCGAGGACCTGGTCGGCGACGTGTTCCTGCGGGCCTACCGGCGCCTCTCCAGCTTCGAGTGGCAGGGCGTGGACCTCGGCGCGTGGATCATGACGATCGCGCGCAACCGCGTGCACGACCACTTCAAGTCCGCCCGATTCCGCCTCGAACGGCCGACCGACGACGTGCGGGACGACCCGGGACCCAGCACGCCGGACGATCCCGAGCGCGTCGCGGTCGCGCGGGACCTGACCCGGGCGCTCGGCCAGGCGCTCGCACGCCTCAAGGACGAGCATCGCGAGGTCATCGAACTGCGCTTCGTCCACGACCTGTCGGTCGCCGAGACCGCCGCGGTGATGGAGCGCTCCGTCGGTGCCACCAAGGCGCTGCAGTACCGGGCGTTGCGGGCCCTGGCCACCGAGGTCGAGGGGCATCCGGAACTGACACGACTGGCGACGACCGGGCTCGGGGGCCTGCTCGCCCTGCTCAAGATGGTGCCGTTGTGA